A genomic window from Agrobacterium larrymoorei includes:
- a CDS encoding DUF1737 domain-containing protein → MKVYRFITGPDDAKFCHRVTEALNKGWELAGSPSYAFNAAAGIMHCGQAVTKTVEGKDYHPDMKLGEQ, encoded by the coding sequence ATGAAGGTCTACCGTTTCATCACCGGCCCCGACGACGCCAAATTTTGTCACCGCGTCACCGAAGCCCTCAACAAGGGCTGGGAACTGGCCGGCTCTCCAAGCTACGCCTTCAACGCAGCAGCCGGCATCATGCATTGCGGCCAGGCGGTGACCAAGACCGTCGAAGGCAAGGACTATCATCCTGATATGAAGCTGGGTGAGCAGTAA
- a CDS encoding metallopeptidase family protein, with product MARIDSTDDWRDRHAPTISAFESLAIEAYGHLPEEFRALTKDLIIEISEFPTDDVFEDMALETPFDLLGLFEGRGVSERFTMETGEMVNRITLYRRPILDYWGENEETLGDIITHVLIHEIGHHFGLSDDDMERIEESADDAATDRG from the coding sequence ATGGCCCGCATAGACAGTACCGACGATTGGCGGGATCGCCACGCGCCGACAATATCAGCGTTTGAATCGCTTGCCATTGAGGCATATGGCCACCTGCCGGAAGAATTTCGTGCGCTGACGAAAGATCTGATCATCGAGATCTCGGAATTTCCGACCGATGATGTGTTCGAGGACATGGCGCTCGAAACGCCGTTCGACCTGCTCGGTCTTTTCGAAGGCCGCGGTGTGTCGGAGCGTTTCACCATGGAAACCGGCGAGATGGTGAACCGCATCACCCTCTATCGCCGCCCGATTCTGGATTATTGGGGCGAGAACGAAGAGACGCTCGGCGACATCATCACCCATGTCCTCATCCACGAAATCGGCCATCACTTCGGCCTGTCGGACGACGACATGGAGCGGATCGAGGAAAGCGCCGACGACGCGGCGACGGATCGCGGGTGA